aaatatgcgttattggtcagtcATCAATCTACACGTACTCCGTGAGttaccattgcatcccgaaaaaattaccatttggtgcggtttatgggccggcggcgtcattgagccgtacttcttccgtgaggATTAAGagcggcacgttactgtgaaagAGAAtcactaccgctcaatgataaccgaatatttttgggccgaattggatgatatggacttggacaacaTGTGggtccaacaggacggcgcaaCAAGCTACAATGCGAATATCACACCGACGAAATCGCCCAGACAattgccaacaagccagcgacgattgatgaacttagTACGAATATCAAACGTGAAATTGtggcagtatcggccgattggGTTCAGcttctggacttctgcaagcgtggaCACGCAAAagaatcgagttccatacatatcccaaaccgtttttgttttatttaaaaaaaaatcttgtgTAGAGCTCTCCTTGAAAAACCCGATATAAtgcgaatattttaaaaaatattaatggagCCATATGCATATGATATAATAAGTGAACTAAATACTTACCGATTTTCAACACTGATTTTATAATATGGAAATATGCCATATATAGCCTGAAGATGTACTAAAGCCTTTTTGTATTCCCAATTTTGTAGACGTATGGAATCCCTAAATGCTTGCCAACCCTCTGCaatgatataaatattacttaaatacaatattttatggAATCATATTAAATTTGATTATTCAGTTTAAAGAGCATAAGAATTTTAAGAGGATAAGATATTCGCAGAATTGATAAACAGCATATTCGTTCTAAAAAACAAACTGTAGATGGTAATCGGCTTTCGgaaacttatttgtttttaagtttctttCGAGCcgagaatatttttgaaatatttgaatattcacACTCATACAAAATCTCAATATTTGGACACTGGATCcttgaattaaaatttacttgGCGACCACcgtttacaaaatattactgGAAGAGGTACCAAAGCCTCATTATCGATAATATATATAGATTCGTACAACCTTTATATTTTCGAGAGAAGTTCAACACTGTTTGTGTATGGCGCCAAACTTGAATATGAATCCCAAATAAGATGTTGTAGATTAAGAACGTTTTAAGAAGAATACAGTTCCAAGTTATGTGTCAATGCTTATACTTATTCAGTTAAAGGTAACAAAAACAGacatatggatggaaataatagttcacaataatatataagtatgtatatttttaatcagTTTATTGTCGCGGAAGATGAAAATAcggaaaattttagaatttagcTTATCTGAATACACCGAGAtcattttctatataaaaacaagaaaaaacgtttacttcggttgcaccgaatctaatacacccttcacaggtgcatttcttttagtaactatgtattcagtttatatggaagctatatgctatagtaattcgatctgaacaattttttcggagattatattattaccttaaacagtaatccatgtcaaatgtcgtgaagataccacgtcaagttttccataaaagcccttgattccgatcattcggtttgtatggcagctaaatgctatagtaagccgatctgaacaattacttctgatattacattatttctataaaaaataactcatatcgaatttcgtgaagatatgtcgtcaaatgtgaaagttttccatacaagaacttgattccgatcgttcagtttgtatggcagctataagctatagtggtccgatatcggcagttccaacaaatgagcagcttcttgaagagaaaatgacgtttgcaaaatttcaaaacgatatcttaaaaactgagggactagttcgtatatatacagacagacggacagacaggcaaatggacatggctaaatcgactcagctcaacatttATATAATgggcgtggcgcatcttcgaccacctccacaccagaacgaaaacgttcaaactatcgttgtgcggtggaaatggaaactataTCAGGCCCATAAacttggcggcttgagatgcatttttgcctttatcgtagtagtactgtaaaatatgccgtattttctctttattttgctccatgtttgcgacgctataaaccacgaacgacttaaaagaaacgacaatcaatcgaaacgtgttagcgcgtgaaatgagctttccaaaaaggtatagcatgacccgatgcgacgaataaaactagaactacgcgctttcagcgccaactagcgaaaatacagcaagacttttttgacaacctattatatgctttatagggtgtccgacgctttcttctgggtgttacaaacttcgtggcaaacttaatataccctgagCGTTAGACGAAGGATCTCTATTTCGAACTTGATTCACGTCAAAACATGGACACACTGCGAATAAAATTTGGCGGCTCGTTAATTTCGTGAAATGACAGCCAGGATCATGATTTAACGTATCTAGAGTATTTTCTCTGTGGGTATGTTAAAACAAAGGTTTACGCCAATCAAATCGGTGAAAGCGGGTGGAGATATGCAAACGGAGCCGTGGTGGCCATTTGGCCGgcattttcttcaaattataaatgacataaaattatctgcaaaacaaaaaacaaaaaaaagaaaacagaagcTATTTTGACCAAGTATgagtattttatttctttttaacctCCCGTCGTCCTTGTTGGTAGACgctttataacaaaatgcaTTAATGGTAACAATTTCCAGGCCTATCGAAGGGTCAATACACTAAAAATGGCATATTGTATTCATAtgctattatataatattacccAATTTGTATAGACACCAATGCAATGCTGAAAGCATTAAACTactcatatataaaaatacgtaACTCAATCGATTTCTGTTGGATTAAAAGTAGTGAGTCTCTCCATTTAACACCTTAGTGTCAATaaagacaaaacaaaaaccaaaataattattatgaaaataaaaactggAGTAGAAACAAATGAACTTGGCAACACTGCCTTCACCGATGATCGCATGACCAAAACACAGGCTGTCTGCCGGATTTTCTCTAGCAATTAGCGCCTTCCGAGAGCATGTTAATTCCTAGCCGGATTTTTATACTTTATCCATGGCGATTCATTGCACCTCATTCACAGTTTTGAAACTAcactttaattgaatttaattaaagcgCGATAATTTGTCAACTGAGAATTCCTGATGCATACAATTTATATGGTTTcttaaattaataactttttcatataaaattgttgaacGATTTCAAAGAGGACATCAGTTTCAGCTCGCATTTGTTCGAGTTCGGTGAATAGACTATTTTGTGTGATCaagtaaacaatatttaaagaaaaatgaataCAATCTTGGTGAGTGATTAGAAATGAGAAAAGGATAATAACATCCAacaaaaatatctaaatgaaaAGGATCAGTGTTTATCTACAAATAAGGAAATATAATAAGGAAAAGCTTGATCTGTATACTATCCAGCGAGAAACTTATTAGGACACCTTTTGTGACTTTTCATCAAATTTGCCTCTTCCTTCGATTTAGCTACTCGTCTGCATTACTACCTGCACTCATCTAACACTTGCACGTCCCGATGTCAGCCTCGGTTATGAGTATCAGCCCGGTTATAGCAGCTCCGGTGGTGGTTTGTTGCAGACACCACACGCACCCAGCAGCAATTATTTCAGCCCAGTACCGACCTTCTCTCAAAATGTGGGGATAGGGGGTTCTGGCGGTTCCGGTTCAGGTTCCGGCAGCTTTGGTTACAATGGGAATAGCGGCGGTTCTTCTTACTCCTCTGGCGGCTATGGCGCCTTGGCTGGCAGTTTTGGTGGAGCAGGCGATTTTGGCGGCTCAACGGGTGGTAATGACTATCAAGCGGGCTATAACTCTGGCAATATACACTATTCTCACCAATCGTCGAACTTCGTTGGCCGTGCGCCGATTGTAACCAAACACTTCTGGCTACACTCCGCACCGGAGGATCGTGATGAGCAACAAATTGTGCGTTATATAAATATTGGACAGCCACGCAAGAACTATAACGTCGTGTTCATTAACACGCCTTCATCTAGTGTGAATAAGGCTAAAATCATAGCCAATGTTGCGCCAGTTGAGGATAAGACGGCTATTTATGTTTTGGCTAAGAAGGCGAACGCTTTGGATGTGAGTGCTGAGGTCGCTACACCAGCGCCAGTCGTCA
The DNA window shown above is from Bactrocera tryoni isolate S06 chromosome 4, CSIRO_BtryS06_freeze2, whole genome shotgun sequence and carries:
- the LOC120773941 gene encoding uncharacterized protein LOC120773941, which encodes MNTILLLVCITTCTHLTLARPDVSLGYEYQPGYSSSGGGLLQTPHAPSSNYFSPVPTFSQNVGIGGSGGSGSGSGSFGYNGNSGGSSYSSGGYGALAGSFGGAGDFGGSTGGNDYQAGYNSGNIHYSHQSSNFVGRAPIVTKHFWLHSAPEDRDEQQIVRYINIGQPRKNYNVVFINTPSSSVNKAKIIANVAPVEDKTAIYVLAKKANALDVSAEVATPAPVVSKPEVFFIKYKTPEEAVHAQHTIQAQYDALGGSSHHSNEGSVPVSSAIGSLGGSVGSGDDHVEDSHIVHGGPSITVGSSDSSNGAIQNYLPPNHK